In Mustela erminea isolate mMusErm1 chromosome 8, mMusErm1.Pri, whole genome shotgun sequence, a genomic segment contains:
- the GPBAR1 gene encoding G-protein coupled bile acid receptor 1: MIPNSTREAPSPVPTGALGLSLALAILIIAANLLLALGIARDRHLRRPPAGCFFLSLLLAGLLTGLALPVLPGLWSQSRLGYWSCFFLYLAPNFSFLSLLANLLLVHGERYMAVRQPLRPRGSTWLALLLTWAGPLLFTSLPALGWNHWAPGTNCSSQAVFPAPYLYLEVYGLLLPAVGAAALLSARVLAMAHRQLQDIRRLERAVCRGAPSALAQALTWRQARAQAGATLLFGLCWGPYVATLLLSVLAFEQRLPLGPGTLLSLISLGSASAAAVPVAMGLGDQRYTAPWRTAARRCLRMLPRRTPRTGPGPRTAYRTSSQSSVNLDLN, from the coding sequence ATGATCCCCAACAGCACCAGGGAGGCACCCAGCCCGGTTCCCACGGGGGCCCTGGGGCTCTCCCTGGCCCTGGCCATCCTCATCATCGCCGCCAACCTGCTCCTGGCCTTGGGCATCGCCAGGGATCGGCACCTGCGCCGCCCGCCCGCTGGCTGCTTCTTCCTGAGCCTGCTGCTGGCCGGGCTGCTCACAGGGCTGGCGCTACCCGTGCTGCCCGGCCTCTGGAGCCAGAGCCGCCTAGGCTACTGgtcctgtttcttcctctatctGGCGCCCAatttctccttcctgtccctgctCGCCAACCTCCTGCTGGTGCACGGCGAGCGCTACATGGCAGTGCGGCAGCCCCTGCGGCCCCGCGGGAGCACATGGCTGGCCCTGCTCCTCACCTGGGCCGGGCCCCTGCTCTTCACCAGCCTGCCAGCCCTGGGGTGGAACCATTGGGCCCCCGGCACCAACTGCAGCTCCCAGGCTGTCTTCCCGGCCCCCTACCTCTACCTTGAAGTCTACGGGCTCCTGCTGCCTGCCGTGGGGGCCGCCGCCCTGCTCTCTGCCCGTGTGCTGGCCATGGCTCACCGCCAGCTGCAGGACATCCGGCGGCTGGAGCGGGCAGTGTGCCGTGGCGCGCCATCGGCCCTGGCCCAGGCCCTCACCTGGAGGCAGGCAAGGGCACAGGCCGGGGCCACGCTGCTCTTCGGGCTGTGCTGGGGGCCCTATGTGGCCACCCTGCTCCTCTCAGTCCTGGCCTTTGAGCAGCGCCTGCCGCTGGGGCCAGGAACTCTGTTGTCCCTCATCTCACTGGGTAGTGCCAGCGCAGCAGCCGTGCCCGTGGCCATGGGGCTGGGGGATCAGCGCTACACAGCCCCCTGGAGGACGGCCGCCCGCAGGTGCCTGCGCATGCTGCCCAGAAGGACCCCCCGCACTGGGCCTGGCCCCCGCACAGCCTACCGCACCAGTAGCCAAAGCAGCGTGAACCTTGACTTGAACTAG
- the AAMP gene encoding angio-associated migratory cell protein isoform X1, producing MESESESGAAADTPPLETLSFHGDEEIIEVVELDPGPPDPADDLAQEMEDVDFEEEEEEEEGNEEGWVLEPQEGVVGSMEGPDDSEVTFALHSASVFCVSLDPKTNTLAVTGGEDDKAFVWRLSDGELLFECAGHKDSVTCAGFSHDSTLVATGDMSGLLKVWQVDTKEEVWSFEAGDLEWMEWHPRAPVLLAGTADGNTWMWKVPNGDCKTFQGPNCPATCGRVLPDGKRAVVGYEDGTIRIWDLKQGSPIHVLKGTEGHQGPLTCVATNQDGSLILTGSVDCQAKLVSATTGKVVGVFRPETVASQPSVGEGEESESNSVESLGFCSVMPLAAVGYLDGTLAIYDLSTQTLRHQCQHQSGIVQLLWEAGTAVVYTCSLDGIVRLWDARTGRLLTDYRGHTAEILDFALSKDASLVVTTSGDHKAKVFCVQRPDR from the exons CAGATGATCTGGCCCAGGAGATGGAAGATGTGgactttgaagaagaagaagaagaggaagagggcaaCGAGGAGGGCTGGGTTCTAGAACCCCAGGAAGGGGTGGTCGGCAGCATGGAGGGCCCAGACGATAGTGAAGTCACCTTTGCATTGCACTCAG CGTCTGTGTTTTGTGTGAGCCTGGACCCCAAGACCAACACCTTGGCAGTGACTGGGGGTGAAGATGACAAGGCTTTCGTATGGAGGCTCAGTGATGGGGAGCTGCTCTTTGAGTGTGCAG GCCATAAAGACTCTGTTACTTGTGCTGGTTTCAGCCACGACTCTACCCTCGTGGCCACAGGGGACATGAGCGGCCTCTTGAAAGTGTGGCAGGTGGACACCAAGGAGGAGGTCTGGTCCTTTGAAGCAGGAGATCTGGAG tGGATGGAGTGGCACCCTCGGGCACCTGTCCTCCTGGCTGGCACAGCTGACGGCAACACCTGGATGTGGAAGGTCCCAAATGGCGACTGCAAGACCTTCCAAGGCCCCAACTGCCCAGCTACCTGCGGCCGAGTCCTCCCTGATG GGAAGAGAGCTGTGGTCGGCTATGAAGATGGCACCATCAGGATCTGGGACCTGAAGCAGGGAAGCCCGATCCACGTACTAAAAG GGACTGAGGGTCACCAGGGCCCTCTGACCTGTGTCGCCACCAATCAGGACGGCAGCCTGATCCTCACCGGCTCTGTGGACTGCCAGGCCAAGCTGGTCAGTGCCACCACCGGCAAG GTGGTGGGTGTTTTCAGACCTGAGACCGTGGCGTCCCAGCCCagtgtgggagaaggggaggagagcgAGTCCAACTctgtggagtctttgggtttctGCAGCGT gaTGCCTCTGGCAGCTGTTGGCTACCTGGATGGGACCTTGGCCATCTATGACCTGTCTACACAGACCCTTAGGCACCAGTGTCAGCACCAG TCAGGCATTGTGCAGCTGCTGTGGGAGGCGGGCACCGCCGTGGTTTACACTTGCAGCCTGGACGGCATCGTGCGCCTCTGGGACGCCCGCACTGGCCGCCTGCTCACAGACTACCGGGGCCACACGGCCGAGATCCTGGACTTCGCCCTCAGCAA AGATGCCTCCCTGGTGGTGACTACATCAGGAGACCACAAAGCAAAAGTATTTTGTGTCCAGAGACCTGACCGCTAA
- the AAMP gene encoding angio-associated migratory cell protein isoform X2 — MESESESGAAADTPPLETLSFHGDEEIIEVVELDPGPPDPDDLAQEMEDVDFEEEEEEEEGNEEGWVLEPQEGVVGSMEGPDDSEVTFALHSASVFCVSLDPKTNTLAVTGGEDDKAFVWRLSDGELLFECAGHKDSVTCAGFSHDSTLVATGDMSGLLKVWQVDTKEEVWSFEAGDLEWMEWHPRAPVLLAGTADGNTWMWKVPNGDCKTFQGPNCPATCGRVLPDGKRAVVGYEDGTIRIWDLKQGSPIHVLKGTEGHQGPLTCVATNQDGSLILTGSVDCQAKLVSATTGKVVGVFRPETVASQPSVGEGEESESNSVESLGFCSVMPLAAVGYLDGTLAIYDLSTQTLRHQCQHQSGIVQLLWEAGTAVVYTCSLDGIVRLWDARTGRLLTDYRGHTAEILDFALSKDASLVVTTSGDHKAKVFCVQRPDR; from the exons ATGATCTGGCCCAGGAGATGGAAGATGTGgactttgaagaagaagaagaagaggaagagggcaaCGAGGAGGGCTGGGTTCTAGAACCCCAGGAAGGGGTGGTCGGCAGCATGGAGGGCCCAGACGATAGTGAAGTCACCTTTGCATTGCACTCAG CGTCTGTGTTTTGTGTGAGCCTGGACCCCAAGACCAACACCTTGGCAGTGACTGGGGGTGAAGATGACAAGGCTTTCGTATGGAGGCTCAGTGATGGGGAGCTGCTCTTTGAGTGTGCAG GCCATAAAGACTCTGTTACTTGTGCTGGTTTCAGCCACGACTCTACCCTCGTGGCCACAGGGGACATGAGCGGCCTCTTGAAAGTGTGGCAGGTGGACACCAAGGAGGAGGTCTGGTCCTTTGAAGCAGGAGATCTGGAG tGGATGGAGTGGCACCCTCGGGCACCTGTCCTCCTGGCTGGCACAGCTGACGGCAACACCTGGATGTGGAAGGTCCCAAATGGCGACTGCAAGACCTTCCAAGGCCCCAACTGCCCAGCTACCTGCGGCCGAGTCCTCCCTGATG GGAAGAGAGCTGTGGTCGGCTATGAAGATGGCACCATCAGGATCTGGGACCTGAAGCAGGGAAGCCCGATCCACGTACTAAAAG GGACTGAGGGTCACCAGGGCCCTCTGACCTGTGTCGCCACCAATCAGGACGGCAGCCTGATCCTCACCGGCTCTGTGGACTGCCAGGCCAAGCTGGTCAGTGCCACCACCGGCAAG GTGGTGGGTGTTTTCAGACCTGAGACCGTGGCGTCCCAGCCCagtgtgggagaaggggaggagagcgAGTCCAACTctgtggagtctttgggtttctGCAGCGT gaTGCCTCTGGCAGCTGTTGGCTACCTGGATGGGACCTTGGCCATCTATGACCTGTCTACACAGACCCTTAGGCACCAGTGTCAGCACCAG TCAGGCATTGTGCAGCTGCTGTGGGAGGCGGGCACCGCCGTGGTTTACACTTGCAGCCTGGACGGCATCGTGCGCCTCTGGGACGCCCGCACTGGCCGCCTGCTCACAGACTACCGGGGCCACACGGCCGAGATCCTGGACTTCGCCCTCAGCAA AGATGCCTCCCTGGTGGTGACTACATCAGGAGACCACAAAGCAAAAGTATTTTGTGTCCAGAGACCTGACCGCTAA